One segment of Lytechinus variegatus isolate NC3 chromosome 13, Lvar_3.0, whole genome shotgun sequence DNA contains the following:
- the LOC121426960 gene encoding uncharacterized protein LOC121426960: MAEERENRVQDASVEDHHQLTQVTSKGGQSSNILDGSTPQVKGNSSTSKGSNDISRVNQVSEPESYGHVDRSKDEGTVDDDVDQSPDYEDSDVDPSEDCEGAINDNIDRNHGYGGTINDNHDDVDRLQDEECIDDDVEPDTIPSNLGPGFVNFPYSGHQLDHGGAFAQVPPSRTSGLDLEREPSTIVQQIDEMYRYRRQFDEANHLRMMDMVATLMQEMEMLSLQNKDLKQQVRCLKEENSHLRTSPGGLVKEVGQLQETEMLSLQNKDLEQQVKRLKKENSHLQTSSEELVKEVNRLYQNMKQAVDRVCYLQERCKELELPQAEQGHIESEPMCDVDQSDKSDAKS, from the exons ATGGCAGAAGAACGAGAAAATCGTGTGCAGGATGCGTCAGTTGAAGACCATCATCAGCTCACGCAGGTTACCTCTAAAGGTGGCCAAAGCTCGAATATTCTCGATGGCTCTACCCCACAAGTCAAAGGAAACAGCTCAACAAGCAAAGGATCAAACGACATCAGCAGGGTCAATCAGGTGTCAGAACCAGAAAGCTATGGTCATGTTGATAGAAGCAAAGACGAGGGAACCGTCGACGATGATGTTGACCAAAGCCCAGACTATGAGGACAGTGATGTTGATCCGAGCGAAGACTGTGAGGGAGCTATCAATGATAATATAGATAGAAACCATGGCTATGGAGGAACCATCAacgataatcatgatgatgttgatcGACTCCAAGACGAGGAATGTATCGACGATGATGTGGAGCCAGACACGATCCCTTCCAATCTAGGACCAGGGTTTGTGAACTTTCCCTACAGTGGACACCAACTAGATCATGGAGGGGCGTTCGCGCAGGTGCCTCCATCAAGGACATCAGGTTTGGACCTAGAGAGAGAACCATCGACCATTGTCCAACAGATCGATGAGATGTACCGCTACAGGAGACAGTTTGATGAAGCTAATCATCTCAGGATGATGGACATGGTCGCCACCCTCATGCAAGAGATGGAGATGCTTTCTCTCCAGAACAAAGACCTCAAGCAGCAGGTGAGGTGTCTCAAGGAGGAGAACAGCCACTTGCGGACATCACCTGGTGGTCTTGTAAAGGAGGTTGGTCAGTTGCAAGAGACGGAGATGCTCTCTCTTCAGAACAAGGATCTGGAGCAGCAGGTGAAGCGTCTCAAGAAGGAGAACAGCCACTTGCAGACATCCTCTGAGGAACTTGTAAAAGAGGTTAATCGGTTATATCAGAACATGAAACAGGCGGTAGATAGAGTGTGTTACCTTCAGGAAAGGTGCAAAGAATTGGAACTTCCGCAAGCAGAACAGGGACACATAGAATCAG AACCCATGTGTGATGTTGATCAATCTGATAAATCTGATGCAAAGTCGTAA
- the LOC121426242 gene encoding kinetochore protein Spc25-like, translating to MMGTVADQEIANLSAKLNQASDKFINQWTGPSLLQYLKHNEAQLRQFIKEAEDKIEALKGEMETLKQRATSNQLAVANQESQAKEIEAAIEQARTTTEQLLFQKEQWEKQLVDETKQCQEQKELIEAQEKATRQRLEALKQAEHYFKDIMALEFRKIDGHHLQFVFTNIDSKNHDRSFYLTIKIDNNQYQVTDCCPAIEGIPDMLSELNKTNNLMQFVVGARKKFKLTTT from the exons ATGATGGGAACCGTCGCAGACCAAGAGATAGCCAATCTCTCTGCAAAGCTGAACCAGGCCAGTGATAAGTTTATCAACCAATGGACAGGCCCAAGCCTTCTACAGTATCTCAAGCACAATGAAGCACAGCTACGGCAGTTCATTAAAGAAGCAGAAG ATAAAATTGAGGCTCtgaaaggagagatggaaacgCTAAAGCAACGAGCAACCAGCAATCAGTTAG CTGTGGCAAATCAAGAGTCCCAAGCCAAGGAAATAGAGGCGGCAATCGAACAAGCCCGTACTACTACAGAGCAGCTACTCTTTCAGAAGGAGCAATGGGAAAAACAGCTGGTAGATGAGACTAAGCAATGCCAGGAGCAGAAGGAAC TGATCGAGGCACAAGAGAAGGCGACCAGACAGAGACTGGAGGCCCTGAAGCAAGCTGAGCATTACTTCAAGGATATCATGGCTTTAGAGTTTAGGAAGATTGATG GTCATCATCTGCAGTTTGTCTTCACCAACATTGACTCGAAGAACCATGATAGGAGCTTTTATCTAACCATTAAGATTGATAACAACCAATATCAAG TGACCGACTGCTGTCCGGCTATCGAGGGAATTCCAGATATGCTCAGTGAGCTGAACAAGACGAATAACCTCATGCAGTTTGTTGTGGGAGCGAGAAAAAAG